One region of Culex pipiens pallens isolate TS chromosome 2, TS_CPP_V2, whole genome shotgun sequence genomic DNA includes:
- the LOC120412656 gene encoding very-long-chain 3-oxoacyl-CoA reductase-like isoform X2 has protein sequence MLDGSASASFVGWCLPAIGVVACTLYLYANLQAIAQMVWSMAFRSRVPLRDRYGPWAVITGSSDGIGKEYAINLAREGLNLILISRTGAKLAQLADNIRSQYDVQVRWIAVDFAEGDEVYDRIQKELANVDLGILVNNVGMLHEHPIAMDELPLQDLKDTYNVNMMPLIRLTYMLLPSLKARRRGMIVNVTSASGFLPIPYLNMYAASKAFVTNFTLGLKEEIRGSGVDCQLVFPMFVDTNLTQRWQSTNMWQYLCSAKVVPYSKMAVWTIGRVFITTGYWQHGMLNLSQMAGNHFHRKIYEIRQSNALYRVIVQK, from the exons ATGCTGGACGGATCAGCGTCGGCGAGCTTCGTTGGATGGTGTCTGCCGGCGATCGGGGTCGTCGCTTGCACCCTGTATCTGTACGCGAATCTCCAGGCTATCGCGCAGATGGTGTGGAGTATGGCTTTCAGGAGTCGAGTACCGCTGCGCGATCGCTACGGACCTTGGGCTG TCATTACAGGATCTTCCGATGGTATCGGGAAGGAGTACGCGATCAACCTGGCTCGTGAGGGACTTAACCTGATACTGATCTCCAGGACGGGAGCGAAGCTAGCTCAACTTGCAGACAACATACGATCGCAGTACGATGTACAAGTCCGCTGGATCGCTGTGGACTTTGCCGAAGGCGATGAAGTGTACGATCGGATACAGAAAGAGCTAGCCAACGTTGATCTTGGAATTCTAG TCAACAACGTTGGCATGCTACACGAACATCCGATCGCAATGGACGAACTCCCGCTGCAAGATCTGAAAGACACCTACAACGTCAACATGATGCCACTGATCCGTCTGACCTACATGCTTCTCCCAAGTTTGAAAGCTCGCCGCCGCGGGATGATCGTCAACGTAACGTCCGCTTCCGGATTCCTTCCAATCCCCTACCTGAACATGTACGCCGCCTCCAAGGCCTTCGTGACGAACTTCACGCTGGGTCTGAAGGAGGAAATCCGTGGCAGTGGCGTCGACTGTCAGCTGGTCTTCCCGATGTTTGTGGACACCAACCTGACCCAGCGGTGGCAGTCGACCAACATGTGGCAGTACCTGTGCTCGGCAAAGGTCGTGCCGTACTCGAAGATGGCCGTTTGGACAATCGGAAGGGTCTTTATCACGACCGGATACTGGCAGCATGGGATGTTG AACCTTTCCCAGATGGCTGGtaaccattttcatcggaaaatttatgaaattcgtCAAAGCAACGCATTGTACAGAGTGATTGTTCAGAAGTGa
- the LOC120412656 gene encoding very-long-chain 3-oxoacyl-CoA reductase-like isoform X1: MLDGSASASFVGWCLPAIGVVACTLYLYANLQAIAQMVWSMAFRSRVPLRDRYGPWAVITGSSDGIGKEYAINLAREGLNLILISRTGAKLAQLADNIRSQYDVQVRWIAVDFAEGDEVYDRIQKELANVDLGILVNNVGMLHEHPIAMDELPLQDLKDTYNVNMMPLIRLTYMLLPSLKARRRGMIVNVTSASGFLPIPYLNMYAASKAFVTNFTLGLKEEIRGSGVDCQLVFPMFVDTNLTQRWQSTNMWQYLCSAKVVPYSKMAVWTIGRVFITTGYWQHGMLIAFFRTFPRWLVTIFIGKFMKFVKATHCTE; encoded by the exons ATGCTGGACGGATCAGCGTCGGCGAGCTTCGTTGGATGGTGTCTGCCGGCGATCGGGGTCGTCGCTTGCACCCTGTATCTGTACGCGAATCTCCAGGCTATCGCGCAGATGGTGTGGAGTATGGCTTTCAGGAGTCGAGTACCGCTGCGCGATCGCTACGGACCTTGGGCTG TCATTACAGGATCTTCCGATGGTATCGGGAAGGAGTACGCGATCAACCTGGCTCGTGAGGGACTTAACCTGATACTGATCTCCAGGACGGGAGCGAAGCTAGCTCAACTTGCAGACAACATACGATCGCAGTACGATGTACAAGTCCGCTGGATCGCTGTGGACTTTGCCGAAGGCGATGAAGTGTACGATCGGATACAGAAAGAGCTAGCCAACGTTGATCTTGGAATTCTAG TCAACAACGTTGGCATGCTACACGAACATCCGATCGCAATGGACGAACTCCCGCTGCAAGATCTGAAAGACACCTACAACGTCAACATGATGCCACTGATCCGTCTGACCTACATGCTTCTCCCAAGTTTGAAAGCTCGCCGCCGCGGGATGATCGTCAACGTAACGTCCGCTTCCGGATTCCTTCCAATCCCCTACCTGAACATGTACGCCGCCTCCAAGGCCTTCGTGACGAACTTCACGCTGGGTCTGAAGGAGGAAATCCGTGGCAGTGGCGTCGACTGTCAGCTGGTCTTCCCGATGTTTGTGGACACCAACCTGACCCAGCGGTGGCAGTCGACCAACATGTGGCAGTACCTGTGCTCGGCAAAGGTCGTGCCGTACTCGAAGATGGCCGTTTGGACAATCGGAAGGGTCTTTATCACGACCGGATACTGGCAGCATGGGATGTTG ATCGCCTTTTTCAGAACCTTTCCCAGATGGCTGGtaaccattttcatcggaaaatttatgaaattcgtCAAAGCAACGCATTGTACAGAGTGA
- the LOC120412658 gene encoding very-long-chain 3-oxoacyl-CoA reductase-like — MVEVGFVLAAVGVWAGANFLYTSVKSVLQIIWSVCFGDRRPLAERYGPWAVVTGSSDGIGKEYAVNLAKYGLNVVLVSRTESKLINVKEEITSQYPVEVRIVPIDFAQGPSVYQTIENALEGLDIGILVNNVGIAHDHPRYLEEIPWYQIEQTVSVNLIPTVNLVHMVLPQMKTRRRGMIVNVTSAAGIFPVPLVSTYGATKQFLNRFSQALQAELDGTGVECQLVHPMFVATSLIQQWESLGIYGILSAPVERYGRMAVWTIGKVRETTGYWAHGVQLVLLKVPPLVVLMAITAYLFRYLRDMKVNELGAK, encoded by the exons ATGGTGGAGGTAGGGTTTGTGCTGGCTGCAGTTGGAGTCTGGGCAGGTGCGAATTTCCTCTATACGAGCGTCAAATCTGTTCTACAGATCATTTGGAGCGTTTGTTTTGGCGATCGAAGACCCCTTGCGGAACGTTATGGACCTTGGGCAG TCGTTACGGGATCATCCGATGGTATCGGCAAAGAGTATGCCGTCAACCTAGCAAAATATGGTCTCAACGTTGTGCTAGTTTCAAGGACTGAATCGAAGCTAATCAATGTGAAGGAGGAGATCACTTCCCAGTACCCCGTCGAAGTCCGGATCGTCCCCATAGACTTTGCCCAAGGTCCATCCGTGTATCAAACCATCGAGAATGCCCTCGAAGGTCTGGACATCGGAATCCTCGTGAACAACGTCGGAATAGCTCACGATCATCCTCGTTACTTAGAAGAAATCCCCTGGTACCAAATCGAGCAAACCGTCTCCGTCAACCTCATCCCCACGGTCAACCTGGTCCACATGGTGCTCCCCCAAATGAAAACCCGACGCCGGGGCATGATCGTGAACGTAACCTCGGCGGCAGGCATTTTCCCAGTCCCGCTGGTCTCAACGTACGGTGCAACCAAACAGTTCCTGAACCGATTCTCCCAAGCGTTGCAAGCGGAACTCGACGGAACCGGCGTCGAGTGCCAGCTCGTTCATCCGATGTTTGTCGCGACCAGCCTGATCCAGCAGTGGGAATCGCTCGGCATTTACGGCATTCTGTCTGCACCGGTAGAACGGTACGGCAGGATGGCAGTTTGGACGATCGGGAAGGTCCGCGAGACTACCGGATATTGGGCGCATGGAGTGCAGCTGGTGCTGCTTAAGGTACCGCCGCTGGTTGTTCTGATGGCTATAACGGCTTACTTGTTTAGGTACCTGAGGGATATGAAAGTTAATGAGTTGGGAGCAAAATGA
- the LOC120412657 gene encoding very-long-chain 3-oxoacyl-CoA reductase-like — MDAAASALWTFLTLIGGYALAVWSYETFNSAVGICWGLWRQCRVGDDFVKRYGQWAVITGGSDGIGRQYALYLAKKGLNVVLVAMGDEKLKTTAREIESKFPVKVKQVPVNFARGFEVYDYIKKEIADLDIGVLINNVGTGPKFAANFDSFPLEQHHQLINVNVIAGVVLSHIALPGMKQRGRGLVVNVSSVFGLTAVPTVLMYGATKAFVYSFSEALREELKPFGVECQTVTPHFVATTLTDTFSRTVLGRVICVKVENYGRFLTMTLGKTPQTTGYWAHALLVTVQKLVPLDIMPKIYHKLGGSLWSEKKLKSG; from the exons ATGGACGCAGCAGCAAGTGCACTCTGGACATTTCTAACGCTGATCGGCGGGTACGCCCTGGCCGTGTGGTCGTACGAGACGTTCAACTCGGCAGTCGGGATCTGCTGGGGTCTGTGGCGGCAGTGTCGCGTTGGGGATGACTTTGTGAAGAGGTATGGCCAGTGGGCGGTCATTACCGGTGGATCGGATGGGATTGGACGGCAGTACGCGCTGTATTTGGCGAAAAAGGGATTGAATGTGGTGTTGGTTGCGATGGGGGACGAAAAGTTGAAGACCACTGCCCGGGAGATTGAGTCCAAATTTCCCGTGAAGGTGAAGCAAGTGCCGGTAAACTTTGCGCGTGGCTTTGAGGTGTACGATTACATTAAGAAAGAAATCGCTGACTTGGACATTGGAGTGCTGA TAAACAACGTGGGCACGGGGCCCAAGTTCGCCGCCAACTTTGATTCGTTTCCACTCGAGCAGCACCACCAGCTGATCAACGTGAACGTCATAGCAGGCGTCGTCCTGAGTCATATCGCACTGCCCGGCATGAAACAGCGCGGCCGCGGACTCGTCGTCAACGTGTCCTCGGTGTTCGGGCTGACGGCAGTGCCTACTGTGCTCATGTACGGCGCCACCAAAGCGTTCGTGTACAGCTTCAGCGAGGCACTGCGCGAAGAGTTGAAGCCGTTCGGGGTCGAGTGTCAAACGGTCACGCCGCACTTTGTGGCGACCACGTTGACGGACACGTTCTCGCGCACGGTGCTGGGCCGGGTGATCTGCGTCAAGGTGGAAAACTACGGCCGGTTCCTCACGATGACGCTGGGGAAGACGCCGCAAACGACGGGCTATTGGGCGCACGCTTTGCTG gtCACTGTTCAAAAGCTGGTCCCCTTGGATATCATGCCCAAAATTTATCACAAATTAGGCGGATCGCTTTGGAGTGAAAAGAAGCTCAAGTCAGGATGA
- the LOC120412695 gene encoding hydroxysteroid dehydrogenase-like protein 1, which translates to MEALGLILQLIGAYALAIWTYETFRSVFGICRGLLRQWLRGKDDLVKRYGQWAVITGGSDGIGRQYALFLAERGFKIVIVAIQDDKLVGIKRELESKFQTEVRTIPVDFSKGFKVKDHIEKQISNLDIGILVNNVGIGTRFGAYFDSFPLELHRNLINVNIAAAVLMSYIALPGMKRRGRGLLINLSSVSGLAPVPTVTAYGASKAFIYSFSEALRLELAPFGVEVQTVTPNVVATRMTESFSFGSFGSILSVPVDTFGKFLTMTIGKTGLTTGHWKHGIAVTVQNMLPESVLTKLGHKIGLSIWCESKAK; encoded by the exons ATGGAAGCACTTGGGTTGATCCTGCAGCTCATCGGGGCCTATGCCCTAGCGATTTGGACGTACGAAACGTTCCGTTCGGTCTTCGGAATCTGCCGGGGACTCTTGCGACAGTGGCTTCGCGGCAAGGACGATTTGGTCAAGCGTTACGGCCAGTGGGCAG ttaTCACCGGTGGATCCGATGGAATAGGTCGTCAGTATGCGTTGTTTCTTGCTGAGAGGGGGTTTAAGATTGTTATTGTGGCGATTCAGGATGATAAGCTTGTTGGTATAAAACGTGAACTGGAGTCCAAGTTTCAAACTGAGGTTAGAACAATTCCGGTTGACTTTTCAAAAGGATTTAAAGTCAAAGATCATATAGAGAAACAAATATCTAATTTAGATATTGGAATCTTGG TCAACAACGTAGGCATTGGCACCCGGTTCGGCGCCTACTTCGACTCGTTTCCACTAGAACTGCATCGCAACCTTATCAACGTGAACATCGCAGCAGCCGTGCTGATGAGTTACATCGCACTGCCGGGTATGAAACGCCGAGGTCGCGGCCTACTCATCAACCTCAGCTCGGTGAGCGGACTCGCGCCCGTGCCGACTGTGACCGCGTACGGTGCCTCCAAGGCGTTCATCTACAGCTTTAGTGAGGCGTTACGGTTGGAACTGGCGCCGTTCGGGGTGGAGGTGCAAACCGTAACGCCGAACGTTGTGGCGACGCGTATGACGGAGAGCTTCTCGTTTGGAAGTTTCGGTAGCATTCTTAGCGTTCCGGTGGATACTTTTGGGAAGTTTTTGACGATGACCATTGGGAAGACTGGCTTGACTACCGGACATTGGAAGCATGGAATTGCG GTAACGGTTCAAAATATGCTGCCAGAGAGCGTGTTAACAAAGTTGGGTCACAAGATCGGCCTATCAATATGGTGTGAAAGTAAAGCAAAGTAG